The following proteins come from a genomic window of Clupea harengus chromosome 22, Ch_v2.0.2, whole genome shotgun sequence:
- the LOC116218450 gene encoding putative methyltransferase NSUN7 — MIPPGLGCGLEQTSLRLQPSEFTNGCFLCVLAREPDPSKVESVQDVLARAVAKGLLEGFGAPLPTHKEKRRHRIKAPPVCPPSVLLEPLEVPEPTSPPSLCPVSDTATGDAPDKVAVSSSELLQATKPRRKHRRSKAPRPQRSHKKHTSKHASRQTQPAKGPAQHRSPRGQGVLSSKLGVLKPRQEVLLSGKELAASKQEVMKPDQEVPMRPKAQVTSRHELLDPKQEVLSSKDRLTSTHNVLKFRQTVSPGNKPVTSKHHVKKSRGGVVSPGLRMAMTSQEEQRGSQHTLIDSRHDVTRPTHELGKAQRKEGRSRPDVRAPEAVRPVELVLPPLLLSHTRLSPSLSRLMSSSSQFSTTSHSSRASSAHWNT, encoded by the exons ATGATCCCTCCAGGTTTGGGGTGTGGGCTGGAACAGACTTCTCTCAGGCTGCAGCCATCTGAGTTCACTAATggctgctttctgtgtgtgctcgctagagag cctgACCCCTCTAAGGTAGAATCGGTGCAGGATGTTTTGGCTCGGGCTGTTGCTAAAGGGCTACTGGAAGGTTTCGGCGCACCGCTGCCCACCCATAAGGAGAAGCGTCGCCACCGCATTAAGGCCCCTCCCGTGTGTCCTCCCTCTGTGCTCCTGGAGCCCCTTGAGGTGCCTGagcccacctcccctccctccctctgccccgtCTCTGACACCGCGACTGGGGATGCTCCTGACAAAGTGGCTGTGTCGTCCTCAGAGCTCCTGCAGGCCACTAAGCCAAGGAGAAAGCACCGGCGCTCCAAAGCACCGCGTCCCCAGCGCAGCCACAAAAAGCACACCAGCAAGCACGCTAGCCGGCAAACACAGCCAGCTAAaggcccagcccagcacagatCGCCTAGAGGTCAGGGAGTTCTCTCCTCCAAGCTAGGTGTACTGAAGCccagacaggaagtgctcttGTCTGGGAAGGAGCTGGCTGCTtctaaacaggaagtgatgaaaCCAGATCAGGAAGTGCCCATGCGTCCAAAGGCTCAAGTCACATCCAGACATGAATTACTGGACCcaaaacaggaagtgctctccTCAAAGGACCGGCTTACCTCAACGCATAATGTGCTTAAGTTCAGACAGACGGTCTCACCAGGAAACAAACCGGTTACCTCAAAACACCATGTGAAGAAGTCTAGAGGAGGAGTGGTCTCACCAGGACTAAGAATGGCTATGACCAGCcaagaggagcagaggggaagTCAGCACACGCTGATCGACTCTAGACATGATGTGACGAGGCCCACACATGAACTGGGCAAGGCccaaaggaaggaaggaagatcCAGACCAGACGTCCGTGCACCGGAGGCTGTGAGGCCAGTGGAGCTGGTCCTGCCACCACTCCTTCTGAGCCACActcgcctctctccctccctctctcgcctcatgtcttcctcctctcagtTTTCCACTACCTCCCACTCCAGTAGAGCCAGCTCAGCCCACTGGAACACATAG